The following are encoded in a window of Flavobacterium cupriresistens genomic DNA:
- the murG gene encoding undecaprenyldiphospho-muramoylpentapeptide beta-N-acetylglucosaminyltransferase produces the protein MTKYKFILSGGGTGGHIYPAIAIANELKLQFPDAEFLFVGAKDKMEMQKVPQAGYKIKGLWIAGLQRKLTLQNMMFPLKLATSLLESRKIIKKFKPNVVIGTGGFASGPLLQAAGSAGIPTVIQEQNSFPGITNKLLSKKASAICVAYENLERFFPKEKIVLTGNPVRQDLIDIHSKRDEAIAFYGLDPNKKTLLVLGGSLGARRVNQLIEKELESMLSQGVQVIWQCGKLYFEDYKKYNQPNVKVVDFIERMDFVYAAADVIISRAGASSVSELCIVGKPVIFIPSPNVAEDHQTKNAQAIVEAKGAILLKESELDSQFSIVFEALLKDEGKQKQLSVNIKRLAMPKATQHIVAEIVKLIK, from the coding sequence ATGACAAAGTATAAATTCATACTAAGTGGTGGTGGGACTGGAGGACATATTTATCCTGCAATTGCGATTGCAAACGAGTTAAAGTTACAATTTCCTGATGCTGAATTTCTTTTTGTTGGAGCTAAAGACAAAATGGAAATGCAAAAAGTGCCTCAGGCTGGTTACAAAATAAAAGGACTTTGGATTGCCGGATTACAACGAAAGTTAACATTACAAAATATGATGTTTCCTTTAAAATTGGCAACAAGTTTGCTAGAGTCAAGAAAGATAATTAAAAAGTTCAAACCAAATGTTGTAATAGGCACCGGAGGTTTTGCCAGTGGACCTTTATTGCAGGCGGCGGGTTCGGCTGGGATTCCAACCGTGATTCAGGAGCAGAATTCATTTCCCGGGATTACCAATAAATTATTGAGTAAAAAAGCGAGTGCAATTTGTGTGGCCTATGAAAATTTGGAACGCTTTTTTCCTAAAGAAAAAATTGTGCTGACGGGAAACCCGGTTCGTCAGGATTTAATTGATATTCATAGTAAGAGAGACGAAGCGATTGCTTTCTATGGTTTAGATCCGAACAAAAAGACACTGTTGGTTTTAGGCGGAAGTCTGGGAGCCAGAAGAGTCAATCAGTTAATTGAAAAAGAATTAGAAAGTATGCTTTCGCAGGGCGTTCAGGTGATCTGGCAATGTGGGAAATTATACTTCGAAGACTATAAAAAGTACAATCAGCCCAATGTAAAAGTGGTTGATTTTATTGAAAGAATGGATTTTGTCTATGCTGCGGCCGATGTGATTATTTCAAGAGCAGGAGCATCATCAGTTTCGGAATTGTGTATTGTCGGGAAACCGGTAATTTTTATTCCGTCACCCAATGTAGCAGAAGATCATCAGACTAAAAATGCGCAGGCAATAGTAGAGGCTAAAGGCGCTATTTTGTTGAAAGAATCAGAATTGGACAGTCAGTTTAGTATTGTTTTTGAAGCTTTATTGAAAGACGAAGGAAAACAAAAACAATTGAGTGTAAATATAAAACGATTGGCAATGCCAAAAGCAACGCAGCATATTGTGGCAGAAATCGTAAAGTTAATCAAATAA
- a CDS encoding FtsW/RodA/SpoVE family cell cycle protein, whose translation MKELVNKLKGDRVIWSFVALLALFSFMPVFSASSNLAYIGHGTGNTLGYLVKHLAHICIGFLIIYWVHRVPYHYFRAISKIALPVVWILLLYTLLKGTVIAGANASRWIQVPFIGITFQTSTLASIVLFIYVARYLSKTKEEGEPFQVSFVQLWIPVFITLALILPANFSTTALIFSMVIMLTFIGKYPIKYIAFIIGSGIAMLLFFLLIAKAFPDSRFFSRVGTWGSRIENFTTDKPDEDDYQIEKAKIAIASGRLGGLGPGKSVQKNFLPQSSSDFIYAIVVEEYGLVGGVSILVLYLLLLFRFVIASHKATTLFGKLVVVGLGFPMIFQAMINMAVAVELLPVTGQTLPLISSGGSSIWMTCFSLGIIISVTKKEEEIAEVQEEKERRKVALQRLIDKQLAEENLANEESEEMYREEPMYSIEDNSKNPMNAVLNR comes from the coding sequence ATGAAAGAACTAGTTAACAAATTAAAAGGAGACAGAGTAATATGGTCATTCGTGGCTTTATTGGCGCTGTTTTCGTTTATGCCTGTTTTTAGTGCAAGTAGTAATCTGGCGTATATTGGTCATGGAACTGGAAATACGTTGGGGTATTTGGTAAAACACTTGGCGCACATTTGCATCGGATTCTTGATTATCTATTGGGTGCACCGAGTACCGTATCATTATTTCAGAGCGATTTCTAAGATAGCGCTTCCGGTAGTTTGGATTTTATTGCTTTATACCTTGTTGAAAGGAACGGTTATTGCCGGTGCCAATGCAAGTCGTTGGATTCAGGTGCCGTTTATCGGAATTACGTTTCAGACATCAACATTAGCCTCTATCGTATTGTTTATATATGTAGCGCGTTATTTGTCTAAAACCAAGGAAGAAGGAGAGCCTTTTCAGGTTTCGTTTGTGCAATTATGGATTCCGGTTTTTATTACGTTAGCCTTGATTTTACCAGCCAACTTTTCGACGACAGCGTTGATTTTTTCAATGGTAATTATGTTGACTTTCATTGGTAAATATCCAATTAAATATATTGCCTTTATTATAGGTTCGGGGATTGCGATGTTGTTGTTTTTCCTTTTGATTGCGAAAGCATTTCCGGATTCAAGATTCTTTAGCAGAGTAGGTACATGGGGAAGTCGTATCGAAAACTTTACGACAGACAAACCCGATGAAGATGACTATCAGATTGAGAAAGCAAAAATCGCAATTGCATCCGGAAGATTAGGCGGTTTAGGCCCCGGTAAAAGTGTTCAGAAAAACTTTTTGCCACAATCTTCTTCCGATTTTATTTATGCAATTGTTGTAGAAGAATACGGTTTGGTGGGCGGAGTTTCCATATTGGTTTTGTACTTGTTGCTGTTGTTCCGATTTGTGATCGCCTCACATAAAGCGACTACCCTATTTGGGAAATTAGTCGTCGTCGGGCTCGGTTTTCCGATGATATTTCAGGCGATGATCAATATGGCGGTAGCGGTTGAATTATTACCTGTGACAGGACAAACACTTCCGTTGATTAGTAGTGGAGGTAGTTCGATCTGGATGACGTGTTTCTCTCTTGGAATTATTATCAGTGTAACAAAGAAAGAGGAAGAAATTGCTGAAGTTCAGGAAGAAAAAGAAAGAAGAAAAGTAGCCTTGCAAAGGTTAATAGATAAACAATTGGCAGAGGAAAATTTGGCTAATGAGGAAAGTGAAGAAATGTATCGCGAAGAGCCAATGTATTCGATAGAAGACAATTCTAAAAATCCAATGAATGCAGTATTAAACAGATAA
- the murC gene encoding UDP-N-acetylmuramate--L-alanine ligase, which translates to MNLNQIQNVYFIGIGGIGMSALARYFKYIGKQVSGYDKTPSMLTNELIESGIDIHFEDNINLIPSDYYVENTLVIFTPAVPKSHAEWNYFTERQYVIKKRAEVLGIITKDTFCFAVAGTHGKTTTSSILGHILYESGADVTAFVGGIVENYNSNLIGNGKTVTVVEADEFDRSFLHLHPDIACVTSMDADHLDIYGTSEAIEASFVEFASKVENKNNLFITKELPLEGVQCAINEEAVYKAFNVRIENASYVFDVQTPTETMKDLRFGLPGKHNLMNGLMAIAMAKTFGTPTDSIARAIGSFNGIRRRFSYQIKTDELVYIDDYAHHPTEINAVHQAVRELYPGRKVLAIFQPHLFSRTKDFADGFAESLSAFDEVLLMDIYPARELPMEGVTSEWLLGKMTNSNKRIVAKNDLLASIKASDAPIIVTIGAGDIGEMVPSIKKMLNETI; encoded by the coding sequence ATGAATTTAAATCAAATACAAAACGTTTATTTTATAGGTATTGGAGGCATCGGAATGAGTGCCCTGGCCCGCTATTTCAAATACATCGGGAAACAGGTTTCAGGTTACGATAAAACGCCATCAATGCTAACGAATGAGTTGATTGAAAGTGGTATTGACATTCATTTTGAGGATAATATCAATTTGATTCCGAGTGATTATTATGTAGAGAATACGTTGGTGATTTTTACACCGGCGGTACCCAAATCACACGCAGAATGGAATTATTTTACAGAAAGACAGTATGTGATTAAAAAACGTGCTGAAGTTTTAGGAATTATTACCAAAGATACTTTTTGTTTTGCTGTTGCAGGAACGCATGGAAAAACAACAACATCAAGTATTTTAGGACATATTTTATACGAAAGCGGTGCTGATGTTACGGCTTTTGTGGGTGGAATTGTGGAAAACTACAACTCGAATTTAATTGGAAACGGAAAGACAGTAACGGTAGTAGAAGCGGATGAATTTGACAGATCGTTTTTGCATTTGCACCCGGATATCGCTTGTGTGACTTCAATGGATGCGGATCACCTGGATATTTACGGGACAAGTGAGGCTATCGAAGCTTCTTTTGTAGAATTTGCTTCTAAAGTGGAAAATAAAAATAATCTCTTTATAACCAAAGAATTACCTCTTGAAGGCGTTCAATGTGCTATAAATGAAGAGGCGGTATATAAGGCGTTTAATGTTCGTATAGAAAATGCCAGTTATGTTTTTGATGTGCAAACACCAACTGAAACAATGAAAGACCTGCGTTTTGGATTGCCGGGAAAACACAATTTAATGAATGGATTGATGGCTATTGCAATGGCTAAAACCTTTGGCACCCCGACCGACTCCATTGCAAGAGCCATTGGCTCATTCAACGGAATCAGAAGGCGTTTTTCATATCAGATCAAAACAGACGAACTGGTTTATATAGACGATTATGCACATCATCCAACGGAGATAAATGCAGTGCATCAGGCCGTTAGGGAGTTGTATCCCGGTCGTAAAGTATTGGCGATTTTTCAGCCCCATTTATTCAGCAGAACCAAAGATTTTGCGGATGGATTTGCCGAAAGTTTGTCGGCTTTTGATGAAGTGTTATTGATGGATATTTACCCGGCCAGAGAGCTTCCTATGGAGGGAGTTACGTCAGAATGGTTGTTGGGAAAAATGACGAATTCGAACAAAAGAATTGTTGCAAAAAATGATTTATTAGCGTCAATCAAAGCCAGTGATGCGCCAATAATTGTAACAATAGGAGCTGGAGATATTGGTGAAATGGTTCCATCAATCAAAAAAATGCTAAATGAAACTATTTAA
- a CDS encoding cell division protein FtsQ/DivIB, which produces MKLFNWINIRLILIFGLVLFLYSFAQHRNGNRNLRKSTVVFVGENTLFVKPETVNKLLIENKKDASSIRKDELDLNKIEKTLDAQDMIEKSDVFVSIDGVLKATVKQKTPIARIYDGDRSFYIDYEGNKMPLSDNFTARVPLVSGAINEKNNEDLATLFRTIYDDAFLKKNIIAIQIMPNGSLKMFNRNYNYFIDFGRTMNVDKKFRNYKAFFQKAVLDSSLYKYTKIDLRFTEQVVCTK; this is translated from the coding sequence ATGAAACTATTTAATTGGATAAATATTCGGTTAATTCTCATTTTTGGGCTGGTACTTTTTTTGTATTCGTTCGCTCAGCATCGGAATGGGAATAGAAATTTAAGAAAATCTACGGTTGTTTTTGTAGGAGAAAATACGCTTTTTGTGAAGCCTGAGACGGTTAATAAATTGTTGATAGAAAATAAAAAAGATGCTTCCAGTATCCGAAAAGATGAACTAGATTTGAATAAGATTGAGAAAACCCTTGATGCGCAAGACATGATTGAGAAGTCAGATGTTTTTGTAAGTATCGACGGGGTTCTAAAAGCGACCGTAAAACAGAAGACCCCGATTGCCCGTATTTACGATGGTGATAGGTCTTTTTATATTGACTATGAGGGGAATAAAATGCCCTTGTCTGACAATTTTACGGCGCGAGTTCCGCTTGTTTCCGGGGCAATAAATGAAAAAAATAACGAAGATTTAGCTACCCTATTTCGCACAATTTATGACGATGCGTTTTTGAAAAAAAACATCATTGCAATACAAATTATGCCTAATGGTAGCTTAAAAATGTTTAATAGAAATTATAATTACTTCATCGATTTTGGCAGAACGATGAATGTTGATAAAAAATTCAGAAACTATAAAGCCTTTTTTCAAAAAGCAGTTTTAGATAGTTCGTTATACAAATACACAAAGATTGACCTTAGGTTTACGGAACAAGTAGTTTGCACAAAATAA
- the murD gene encoding UDP-N-acetylmuramoyl-L-alanine--D-glutamate ligase produces the protein MRLVVLGGGESGVGTAILGKKKGYEVFVSDFGKIKESYKEVLVINGIAWEEEKHTENLILNADVVMKSPGIPEKSPIVKKLIEAGVKVISEIEFAKPFTEALTIGITGSNGKTTTTMLTHHLLKSAGLNVGLGGNIGKSFAWQVAENKFDAYVLELSSFQLDGIIDYRPDIAIITNISPDHLDRYEYKYENYINSKFRITMNQTESDYLIYDADDEAIAEWLKNNTTKAKLIPFSLTKKVDEGASINNNKMEIKINQEEFTMETEHIALEGKHNMKNAMAASSVAKLMQIRNATIRESLSNFQGVEHRLEKVLKIQNVQYINDSKATNVNATFFALDSMNIPTVWIVGGVDKGNDYNELMSLVREKVKAIICLGIDNRKIIEAFGNVVDIMVEVNNMNDAVKTAQRLTEKGDAVLLSPACASFDLFESYEDRGKQFKQAVHNL, from the coding sequence ATGAGACTAGTAGTTTTAGGTGGAGGAGAAAGTGGTGTAGGTACCGCTATTCTGGGTAAGAAAAAAGGATATGAGGTTTTTGTATCCGATTTCGGAAAGATTAAGGAAAGTTACAAAGAAGTTCTTGTCATTAACGGAATTGCCTGGGAAGAGGAGAAACATACCGAAAACCTGATTTTGAATGCCGATGTGGTCATGAAAAGCCCCGGAATTCCTGAGAAATCACCGATAGTAAAAAAGCTTATCGAAGCAGGAGTTAAGGTAATTTCGGAAATCGAGTTTGCAAAACCTTTTACAGAAGCCTTAACAATTGGGATCACCGGAAGTAACGGAAAGACAACCACGACAATGTTAACCCATCACCTGTTAAAATCAGCTGGTTTAAATGTTGGTTTGGGCGGTAACATCGGAAAAAGCTTTGCCTGGCAGGTAGCCGAAAATAAGTTTGATGCCTATGTGCTCGAATTAAGTAGTTTTCAGCTGGATGGAATTATAGATTACAGGCCGGATATAGCCATAATTACAAATATTAGTCCCGATCATTTAGACCGCTACGAATATAAGTATGAAAATTATATCAATTCGAAGTTTCGAATAACAATGAACCAAACTGAAAGTGATTATCTCATTTACGATGCAGACGACGAGGCAATTGCAGAATGGTTAAAGAACAATACAACAAAAGCAAAATTAATTCCTTTTTCATTGACTAAAAAAGTGGACGAAGGAGCTTCTATAAACAACAACAAAATGGAAATAAAGATTAACCAAGAAGAGTTTACAATGGAGACCGAACACATTGCGTTAGAAGGAAAACATAACATGAAAAACGCAATGGCAGCAAGCTCTGTAGCGAAATTGATGCAAATCAGAAATGCAACGATTCGCGAAAGTTTATCTAATTTTCAAGGTGTTGAACACCGTTTAGAAAAAGTATTGAAAATTCAAAACGTTCAATATATCAACGATTCAAAAGCAACAAATGTAAACGCTACTTTTTTTGCTTTAGACAGTATGAATATTCCAACGGTATGGATTGTTGGTGGAGTTGATAAAGGAAACGATTATAACGAATTGATGTCATTGGTTCGTGAGAAAGTAAAAGCAATTATCTGTTTAGGTATTGACAATAGAAAAATAATAGAAGCGTTTGGTAATGTGGTGGATATCATGGTAGAAGTAAACAACATGAACGATGCCGTAAAAACAGCCCAACGCCTAACAGAAAAAGGGGATGCTGTTTTATTATCTCCGGCTTGCGCAAGTTTCGATTTATTCGAAAGCTACGAAGACAGAGGGAAGCAGTTTAAGCAAGCCGTCCATAACCTGTAA